The Candidatus Koribacter versatilis Ellin345 genome has a segment encoding these proteins:
- a CDS encoding beta-N-acetylhexosaminidase: MRNLLLSVIAALMFMPFAFSQNQNVPNLMPLPKSIQYQSGQLTIDSSFSTAITGHNEERLQRALARMTTTLGRQTGLTINGKSGDAANATLVIHADQASEEVQKVGEDESYDLTVTAKGANLKAANPLGILRGLQTFLQLVELTPKGYAVPAVTIKDEPRFPWRGLMIDVSRHWQPIEVIKRNLDGMEAVKLNTFHWHLSDNQGVRVESKKFPKLQEMGSDGHFFSQEEVKDVIAYGRDRGIRVIPEFDWPGHSTAFFVGHPELASGSGPYSIEREFGIFDPALDPTKESTYKFLDAFIGEMAALFPDPYFHIGGDEVNGKEWDRNPKIQEYMKAHGIKNNDELQATFTKRVQEIVAKHHKTMVGWDEILSPEIPKSIVIQSWRGPVSLAAAAKQGYKGLLSFGFYLDLFQPASFHYLNEPISGKAAELNDEEKKMILGGEACMWSELVTPDTIDSRIWPRMAAIAERLWSPQNTRDVRSMYTRMEAESMRLEWLGLKHRSYYQPALERLVESNDIAAIKTLADVVSAPQEYGREGVHVAQTGHVYRSTESYNRLVDATKPESITAVEFGFMVDDLLAKKATPAEIEKMKTMLTAWRDNDPKLQPQLQASFLLKEAVPLSQTLSATANSGLMALEYLQNGSKPAPGWASQQMAAIDAGKKAQGELLVAIAPAVQKLVKAAGAQ, from the coding sequence ATGCGAAACCTTCTTCTGAGCGTTATTGCCGCACTCATGTTTATGCCGTTTGCCTTCTCCCAAAACCAAAATGTCCCCAACCTGATGCCGCTTCCGAAGAGCATTCAGTATCAAAGCGGACAGCTGACGATTGACTCGTCGTTTTCGACGGCGATCACCGGACACAACGAAGAGCGCTTGCAGCGCGCATTGGCGCGTATGACGACGACGCTCGGCCGGCAGACGGGGCTGACGATCAATGGCAAGAGTGGCGATGCGGCGAACGCGACGCTGGTGATCCATGCGGACCAGGCGAGTGAAGAAGTACAGAAGGTCGGCGAAGACGAATCGTACGACCTCACGGTCACTGCGAAGGGCGCGAACCTGAAAGCAGCAAATCCGTTGGGGATTCTGCGTGGTTTGCAAACGTTTCTGCAACTCGTCGAGTTGACGCCCAAGGGCTACGCGGTGCCGGCGGTGACGATCAAAGACGAGCCGCGATTCCCGTGGCGCGGACTGATGATCGATGTGAGCCGTCATTGGCAGCCGATCGAGGTAATCAAGCGGAACCTCGATGGCATGGAGGCGGTGAAGCTCAACACCTTCCATTGGCATCTCTCGGACAACCAGGGCGTTCGCGTGGAGAGCAAGAAGTTTCCCAAGCTGCAGGAGATGGGCTCGGACGGTCACTTCTTCTCGCAGGAAGAAGTGAAAGACGTAATTGCGTATGGTCGCGATCGCGGGATTCGCGTAATTCCGGAATTCGATTGGCCGGGACATAGCACCGCGTTCTTCGTGGGGCATCCGGAACTGGCGAGCGGGTCGGGGCCGTATTCGATTGAACGCGAGTTTGGAATCTTCGATCCGGCACTCGATCCGACAAAAGAATCTACCTACAAATTCCTGGACGCGTTTATCGGAGAGATGGCAGCGCTCTTCCCTGACCCGTATTTTCACATCGGCGGCGACGAGGTGAACGGCAAGGAGTGGGACCGCAATCCGAAGATCCAGGAGTACATGAAGGCGCACGGCATCAAGAACAATGATGAGTTGCAGGCGACCTTCACCAAGCGGGTACAGGAAATCGTCGCCAAGCACCACAAGACGATGGTGGGCTGGGACGAGATTCTCTCGCCAGAGATCCCGAAATCCATCGTGATCCAGTCGTGGCGGGGACCCGTGTCACTGGCGGCAGCGGCAAAGCAAGGCTACAAAGGGCTGCTCTCGTTCGGCTTCTACCTCGATTTGTTCCAGCCGGCGTCGTTCCACTACTTGAATGAACCAATTTCCGGCAAAGCAGCGGAACTCAACGACGAGGAAAAGAAGATGATCCTCGGTGGCGAGGCCTGTATGTGGTCGGAGCTGGTAACGCCAGACACGATTGATTCGCGCATCTGGCCGCGCATGGCTGCGATTGCGGAGCGGCTCTGGTCGCCGCAGAACACTCGCGATGTCCGCTCGATGTACACGCGCATGGAAGCGGAGTCAATGCGGTTGGAGTGGCTGGGCCTGAAGCATCGTTCGTACTACCAGCCAGCGCTGGAGCGCCTCGTGGAATCGAATGACATTGCTGCGATCAAGACTCTGGCCGATGTCGTCTCGGCACCGCAGGAATACGGACGCGAAGGAGTGCATGTCGCACAGACCGGACATGTGTACCGGAGCACGGAATCCTACAACCGGCTGGTGGATGCGACGAAGCCGGAGAGCATCACGGCAGTGGAATTCGGCTTCATGGTAGATGACTTGCTCGCCAAGAAAGCCACGCCGGCGGAAATTGAAAAGATGAAGACGATGCTGACGGCATGGCGAGACAATGATCCCAAGCTGCAGCCGCAGTTGCAGGCATCATTCTTATTAAAGGAAGCGGTACCGCTGTCACAGACGCTGTCGGCGACGGCGAACTCAGGGCTAATGGCGCTGGAGTATCTGCAGAACGGAAGCAAGCCGGCACCAGGGTGGGCGAGTCAGCAAATGGCTGCGATTGACGCAGGCAAAAAAGCGCAGGGCGAATTGCTCGTCGCGATTGCACCTGCGGTACAGAAACTGGTGAAGGCCGCCGGGGCTCAGTAG
- a CDS encoding TIGR04295 family B12-binding domain-containing radical SAM protein — protein MKYAFVNPKWSFTGSTYFGCRDPHYPLELLFAAQKVENAGHAPLLVDAQNDDLALEEVKRRVAEFEPDFLVIPSAPSYLFWRCPPPELRVPMDYFRAIETSATKVCIGPHASATPAAVLRKTGADIVIKGEPEQAIFELATKPWEQIDGVCYRRGDGSLHISPTLAVVDMKTLTALDFSNYSIERHAHRHHVFFGEGRGAELEFARGCPWNCYFCNKQLFRNKFRERPVDAILSEIDAVIARGVNYVYFIDEIFGVGKNVRMLLEEISKRNVSIGFQTRIDLWDEDSLDLLGRAHCISMECGIESITEEGREELNKNCRMTTERITELLIYAKEKAGIPWVQANLILTDKDDKNEIHRWQDNLKSHGVWVSEPVPMFPFPGSPLYSQTFGAAPDDNAWERAHSHYMSQFREGDWSDIQEQLPRSIAELESVEENAAR, from the coding sequence ATGAAGTATGCGTTCGTAAATCCGAAGTGGAGCTTTACGGGTTCAACCTATTTTGGTTGCCGCGACCCGCACTACCCGCTGGAACTATTGTTCGCGGCGCAGAAGGTGGAGAACGCCGGACACGCTCCCCTGCTCGTTGACGCTCAGAACGACGACCTCGCGCTGGAAGAAGTGAAGCGCAGAGTAGCGGAGTTCGAGCCGGACTTCCTGGTGATTCCGTCGGCGCCGTCGTACTTGTTCTGGCGTTGTCCGCCGCCGGAGTTGCGGGTTCCGATGGATTACTTCCGGGCGATCGAGACGAGTGCGACCAAGGTTTGTATCGGACCGCACGCATCGGCAACTCCGGCCGCAGTGTTGCGCAAAACTGGCGCCGACATCGTTATCAAAGGAGAGCCGGAACAAGCGATTTTCGAGCTTGCCACGAAACCGTGGGAGCAGATTGATGGAGTTTGTTATCGGCGCGGCGATGGTAGCCTTCACATCAGCCCTACGTTGGCTGTCGTGGATATGAAGACCCTCACCGCGCTGGACTTCAGCAACTACAGCATTGAGCGGCACGCACACCGGCATCATGTCTTCTTCGGGGAAGGTCGCGGTGCGGAGTTGGAGTTCGCGCGGGGTTGTCCGTGGAATTGTTACTTCTGCAACAAGCAGCTCTTCCGCAACAAATTCCGCGAGCGGCCGGTGGACGCCATTCTCAGCGAGATTGATGCCGTCATTGCGCGCGGCGTGAACTATGTCTACTTCATCGACGAAATATTCGGGGTAGGCAAGAACGTGCGAATGCTGCTGGAGGAAATCAGCAAACGCAACGTGTCGATTGGATTCCAGACGCGCATTGATTTGTGGGATGAGGACTCACTTGATCTTCTCGGGCGGGCGCATTGCATCTCGATGGAGTGCGGGATTGAGTCCATCACCGAAGAAGGTCGCGAGGAACTCAACAAGAACTGTCGTATGACGACAGAGCGAATCACCGAGCTTTTGATCTATGCGAAAGAGAAGGCCGGAATTCCTTGGGTACAGGCGAACTTGATCCTGACGGACAAGGACGATAAGAACGAGATCCACCGCTGGCAGGATAACTTGAAGAGCCATGGTGTGTGGGTTAGCGAACCGGTGCCGATGTTTCCCTTCCCCGGCAGTCCACTCTATTCGCAAACATTTGGGGCTGCGCCCGATGACAACGCGTGGGAACGCGCGCATTCGCATTACATGAGCCAATTCCGCGAAGGTGACTGGAGCGATATCCAGGAACAGCTTCCACGTTCGATTGCAGAATTGGAGTCGGTTGAGGAGAACGCCGCGCGATGA
- a CDS encoding amidohydrolase family protein, protein MIPGYSARHLAYIRIRPTALALLVWTLSWALTGFCSDLALVHAKIYRSPTQPAITDGVILVRGSRIVAVGPGARVKVPIHANVIDCQGRAVTAGFWNSHVHILFPGILHAEKLTSRHVSSELQEMFTRWGFTTVFDIASVQQNTTLIRRRIESGEVTGPTILTVGEPFWVKGGTPIYIKGFLEANHIVMPEVSSPEQAVVRVRQQINGGADAIKIFANSVERDRILTMPSDLAKAIVAEAHRAGKPVFAHVSNDQGIEVALQSGVDILAHTTPAGDLWSAPFAERLVAAHIALTPTLTLWDVEAKKGGVSSEQAEKWMSRAAEQLKAFSEAGGEVLFGTDVGYIEQFDTSEEFTWMARAGLNFQQILASLTTNPSARFGYSSHRGRIAEGMDADLVVLNGDPGKDVIAFSKVHQVIRGGQLIYQAR, encoded by the coding sequence ATGATCCCCGGCTACTCAGCGCGACATCTTGCTTACATCCGAATTCGACCCACCGCGCTGGCGTTGCTCGTGTGGACGCTCTCTTGGGCTCTGACCGGTTTCTGCTCTGATCTGGCGCTTGTTCACGCAAAGATTTATCGTTCTCCCACTCAACCCGCGATTACTGACGGTGTAATTCTTGTGCGTGGGAGCCGCATTGTTGCAGTCGGCCCAGGCGCCAGGGTCAAAGTCCCGATTCATGCGAATGTCATCGACTGCCAAGGCCGAGCTGTGACGGCTGGCTTCTGGAACAGCCATGTGCACATTCTTTTCCCGGGCATTCTCCATGCAGAAAAACTCACTTCTCGGCATGTCAGTTCCGAACTGCAGGAGATGTTTACTCGCTGGGGTTTCACAACCGTGTTTGACATCGCGTCAGTCCAGCAAAACACCACTCTCATTCGCCGTCGCATAGAGAGTGGTGAGGTTACCGGCCCCACGATCCTTACCGTTGGTGAGCCGTTCTGGGTCAAGGGCGGAACGCCGATCTACATTAAAGGATTTCTTGAAGCCAACCACATCGTCATGCCCGAGGTTTCATCCCCCGAACAAGCCGTCGTTAGGGTGCGCCAGCAGATCAATGGAGGTGCGGACGCGATTAAGATTTTTGCGAATTCCGTCGAACGCGACAGGATATTGACGATGCCATCGGATTTGGCAAAGGCGATCGTCGCTGAGGCCCACCGCGCTGGCAAACCGGTTTTTGCTCATGTCTCCAACGACCAGGGGATCGAAGTCGCGCTGCAGAGCGGCGTCGATATACTCGCCCACACCACTCCCGCCGGGGATCTGTGGAGCGCGCCTTTTGCCGAGCGCCTGGTAGCTGCCCACATCGCACTCACTCCCACCCTGACTCTGTGGGATGTAGAAGCCAAGAAAGGTGGCGTCTCATCCGAGCAAGCTGAGAAATGGATGTCCAGGGCGGCCGAGCAGTTGAAGGCCTTTTCTGAGGCGGGAGGAGAAGTGCTATTCGGTACCGATGTCGGCTATATCGAACAGTTCGATACCTCCGAAGAATTTACGTGGATGGCCCGTGCCGGGTTGAATTTCCAGCAGATTTTGGCTTCTCTCACCACGAATCCATCTGCGCGTTTTGGGTATTCGAGTCACCGCGGGCGCATCGCAGAAGGGATGGATGCCGATCTTGTGGTGCTGAATGGGGATCCTGGCAAAGATGTCATCGCCTTTTCTAAAGTTCACCAAGTGATTCGCGGCGGGCAGTTGATCTACCAAGCACGGTAG
- a CDS encoding LiaF transmembrane domain-containing protein, translating to MARSSYQVWTADMVIGAAIVIIGLVATLVRLGVIVLQWSVAAPPLVSHLWPLLLIGVGVLLLFEREERKASNRSLARSGERQ from the coding sequence ATGGCACGCAGCAGTTATCAAGTATGGACAGCGGATATGGTCATCGGGGCGGCAATCGTCATAATAGGTCTGGTCGCCACCCTGGTTCGGTTGGGCGTGATCGTATTGCAGTGGAGCGTCGCGGCTCCTCCGCTCGTCAGCCATCTGTGGCCTCTTTTGCTGATTGGAGTTGGCGTTCTGTTACTGTTTGAGCGCGAAGAGCGCAAGGCCTCGAATCGTTCCCTCGCGCGGAGCGGAGAAAGACAATGA
- the pcaF gene encoding 3-oxoadipyl-CoA thiolase, translated as MKVAFLCDAVRTSIGRFGGALANVRPDDLAAITIRALMARNTGADWSRLDEVYLGCANQAGEDSRNVARMALLLAGLPVAVPGTTVNRLCASGMDAIGSAARAIASGEIEFAIAGGVESMSRAPFVMPKADAAFSRKAEIYDTTIGWRFVHPRMKELYGADSMPETGENVAADFGISRADQDAFALRSQLRAARARAAGFFAEEIVAVATGKNAEVTEDEHPRPDTTLEALARLKPIVRPDGTITAGNASGVNDGAATMVVASEEAVKQHDLTPKARVLGMATAGVPPRVMGIGPVPAVQKLLRRLNLKVKDFDVIELNEAFASQSLACLRQLGIPDDADFVNPNGGAIALGHPLGMSGARLVLTASHQLEKTGANRALATMCVGVGQGVALAIERV; from the coding sequence ATGAAAGTCGCGTTCCTCTGTGACGCAGTGCGCACGTCCATCGGCCGCTTCGGTGGCGCCCTCGCCAACGTGCGTCCCGACGACCTCGCTGCCATCACCATCCGCGCGTTGATGGCGCGCAACACAGGTGCCGACTGGTCTCGTCTCGACGAAGTTTACTTGGGCTGCGCCAATCAAGCCGGTGAAGACAGTCGCAATGTCGCGCGCATGGCTCTGCTTCTTGCGGGATTACCTGTCGCCGTTCCCGGCACCACCGTCAATCGCCTCTGCGCCTCCGGTATGGACGCCATCGGCTCCGCTGCTCGCGCCATCGCCTCCGGCGAAATCGAATTCGCCATTGCCGGTGGCGTGGAATCCATGTCGCGCGCTCCGTTTGTTATGCCCAAGGCCGACGCCGCCTTCTCGCGCAAGGCCGAAATCTACGACACGACGATCGGCTGGCGTTTCGTCCATCCGAGGATGAAAGAGCTTTACGGCGCTGACTCCATGCCGGAGACCGGCGAGAATGTTGCTGCCGATTTCGGTATCTCTCGCGCCGATCAGGACGCTTTCGCGCTTCGTAGCCAGCTACGCGCCGCCCGCGCCAGAGCCGCCGGATTCTTCGCCGAAGAGATCGTCGCCGTTGCAACCGGCAAAAATGCGGAAGTCACCGAAGACGAGCACCCTCGTCCCGACACCACTCTCGAAGCCCTCGCGAGGCTCAAGCCTATCGTCCGCCCTGATGGAACGATCACCGCCGGCAATGCGTCCGGCGTGAACGACGGCGCCGCCACCATGGTCGTCGCCTCCGAAGAAGCAGTGAAGCAGCACGATCTCACTCCCAAAGCTCGCGTACTCGGCATGGCCACCGCCGGAGTTCCTCCGCGCGTCATGGGCATCGGCCCCGTCCCCGCCGTGCAAAAGCTCTTGCGTCGACTCAACCTCAAAGTCAAAGACTTCGACGTCATCGAACTCAATGAAGCCTTCGCCAGCCAGTCGCTCGCATGCCTGCGCCAACTCGGCATCCCTGACGACGCCGACTTCGTGAATCCTAATGGTGGCGCGATCGCGTTAGGTCATCCCCTTGGAATGAGCGGTGCTCGCCTCGTGCTCACCGCCTCACATCAACTCGAGAAAACAGGTGCCAATCGCGCTCTTGCCACCATGTGTGTCGGCGTGGGGCAGGGAGTTGCTTTGGCGATCGAACGCGTTTAA
- a CDS encoding LytR/AlgR family response regulator transcription factor — MTESKLTAVIVDDEELARAVLHEMLSHHSEIELIAECANGFEAVKAVTERKPDLLFLDIQMPKLDGFEVLELIGSDMAIVFATAYDQYALKAFDVHAVDYLLKPYGADRFEAALARAKERAREKKPTPVSAELRAAATAPGQYADRLVVRDGTNVHIIPTAKLDFVEAQDDYIALASKGAKHLKQQTISSIETVLDPKQFLRIHRSYIVNLDRVAKVEPYGKDSRVAILQDGTKLPVSRSGYARLREVLDGGA, encoded by the coding sequence ATGACCGAATCCAAACTCACCGCCGTAATTGTTGATGACGAAGAACTCGCCCGCGCCGTTCTGCACGAGATGCTCTCTCACCATTCCGAGATCGAACTGATCGCCGAGTGCGCCAACGGCTTCGAAGCTGTGAAGGCCGTCACCGAGCGCAAGCCCGACCTGCTCTTCCTCGACATCCAGATGCCGAAGCTCGATGGTTTCGAAGTTCTTGAACTGATCGGCTCCGATATGGCGATCGTCTTTGCCACCGCATACGACCAATACGCGCTGAAGGCCTTCGACGTCCACGCCGTGGACTACCTCCTCAAGCCCTACGGCGCCGATCGTTTCGAAGCCGCCCTCGCCCGCGCCAAGGAACGTGCCCGCGAAAAGAAGCCCACGCCGGTTTCCGCCGAACTTCGCGCCGCCGCCACTGCTCCTGGCCAGTATGCTGATCGTCTAGTGGTGCGCGACGGCACCAACGTCCACATCATTCCTACGGCGAAACTCGATTTCGTGGAAGCCCAGGACGACTACATCGCCCTCGCCAGCAAAGGCGCTAAGCACCTCAAGCAGCAAACTATCTCCAGCATCGAGACCGTTCTCGACCCAAAGCAGTTCCTGCGCATCCACCGCTCGTACATTGTGAATTTAGATCGCGTGGCGAAGGTCGAACCCTACGGCAAAGACAGCCGTGTCGCGATTCTTCAGGATGGAACGAAACTTCCGGTCAGCCGTTCCGGATACGCGCGGCTCCGTGAAGTCCTCGACGGCGGCGCTTAG
- a CDS encoding LiaI-LiaF-like domain-containing protein, with protein sequence MTSCRRGPKGGIFTGVAIVAIGIFLLLAQLGYLNFHEIWRFWPGLFIIVGLGKVFEATNPGQRVWGGILGLIGVLLLLHYFANFKYGIDQLWPLFVIGGGLSLLFQSYWRGTGGVDSPPPPGDGSLNSVNIFGGTDRKVRDRNFRGGTVFACFGGFQLDLTQADMEGDTAVIEATAVFGGGEIRVPPTWNVIVEGTGIFGGYEDSTVHLPSDGKPAKNLYVRGAAIFGGVEVKN encoded by the coding sequence ATGACCAGTTGCCGCAGAGGTCCAAAAGGTGGAATCTTCACCGGGGTCGCCATCGTCGCGATCGGGATCTTCCTGCTCCTCGCGCAGTTGGGTTACCTCAATTTCCATGAGATCTGGCGTTTCTGGCCCGGCCTTTTCATCATCGTCGGCTTGGGCAAAGTCTTTGAAGCCACGAACCCCGGCCAGCGCGTGTGGGGCGGCATCCTAGGCCTTATCGGCGTGTTGTTGTTGCTTCACTATTTCGCGAATTTCAAATACGGCATTGATCAGTTGTGGCCGCTCTTCGTGATCGGCGGCGGGCTTTCACTATTGTTCCAAAGCTATTGGCGCGGCACCGGCGGAGTGGATAGTCCGCCCCCGCCCGGTGACGGCAGCCTGAACTCGGTCAACATCTTCGGTGGTACCGATCGCAAAGTGCGCGACCGCAACTTCCGCGGCGGCACCGTCTTCGCCTGCTTCGGTGGCTTCCAACTCGACCTTACCCAGGCTGACATGGAAGGCGACACCGCGGTGATCGAAGCAACCGCAGTTTTCGGAGGCGGAGAGATTCGCGTTCCGCCCACGTGGAATGTCATCGTCGAAGGCACCGGCATCTTCGGCGGCTATGAAGACTCCACCGTCCATCTTCCGAGTGACGGCAAGCCGGCCAAGAACCTCTACGTGCGCGGCGCGGCTATCTTCGGCGGCGTGGAAGTGAAAAACTAG
- a CDS encoding NAD-dependent epimerase/dehydratase family protein: MNKGSFRSALILGGAGFIGSNLASWLLQNTSAKVHIFDNLSRFGVRNNLDWLQGMAATSGRLQITVGDVRDAAHVERVVRHATEIYHFAAQVAVTTSISDPRHDFEVNLGGTVNVLEAARKSDNQPFIFFTSTNKVYGDFGAEDLYLDGKRYRSKNAAGTSETQPLDFHSPYGCSKGAADQYVRDYARIYGLNTVVFRMSCIAGQQQFGNEDQGWVAHFLYSALRGAPITIYGNGKQVRDVLCVDDLVRAIDLARQLPASSEGRIYNIGGGAENALSLLELMDLVKSVTGHGCDVTYDAARPGDQLYYVTDFAKFKRDSGWQPEISPEGTLKKIYDFYKKNRDLFALTAARPSILPAASASELAQPA, from the coding sequence ATGAATAAAGGAAGTTTCCGTTCGGCACTCATTCTGGGCGGAGCTGGCTTTATCGGCTCCAATCTGGCAAGTTGGCTCCTCCAAAATACCTCGGCTAAAGTACACATTTTCGACAACTTATCGCGTTTCGGCGTGCGCAACAATTTGGATTGGCTGCAGGGAATGGCGGCCACTTCTGGGCGGCTGCAGATCACCGTTGGGGACGTTCGCGACGCCGCCCACGTGGAGCGAGTGGTTCGGCACGCGACGGAGATCTACCACTTCGCGGCGCAGGTTGCAGTAACCACATCAATCTCCGATCCGAGGCACGATTTCGAGGTAAATCTCGGGGGGACGGTCAACGTACTCGAAGCCGCGCGGAAAAGCGACAATCAGCCCTTCATCTTCTTTACTTCGACCAACAAGGTATACGGCGATTTCGGTGCGGAAGACCTTTATTTAGACGGCAAGCGGTATCGCAGCAAAAACGCAGCCGGAACTTCAGAAACGCAGCCGCTGGATTTCCACTCGCCCTATGGATGCTCGAAGGGGGCGGCCGACCAATACGTTCGTGACTATGCCCGGATTTATGGACTGAACACGGTAGTGTTCCGGATGTCGTGTATCGCGGGCCAGCAGCAGTTCGGCAATGAAGACCAGGGATGGGTGGCACATTTTCTGTACTCTGCTCTGCGCGGCGCGCCGATCACGATCTACGGCAATGGCAAACAAGTCCGCGATGTGCTCTGCGTGGATGACCTGGTACGCGCAATCGATCTGGCGCGGCAGTTGCCGGCCTCATCCGAGGGGCGGATTTACAACATCGGTGGCGGCGCGGAGAATGCGCTCTCGCTTCTCGAATTAATGGACCTTGTAAAGAGCGTGACGGGGCACGGCTGCGATGTGACCTACGATGCCGCTCGGCCCGGTGACCAGCTTTACTACGTCACCGACTTCGCGAAGTTCAAGCGGGATTCAGGGTGGCAACCGGAGATCAGCCCCGAAGGCACGCTCAAAAAGATCTACGACTTCTACAAGAAGAACCGCGATCTGTTCGCGCTGACTGCTGCAAGACCTTCGATCTTGCCTGCGGCTTCCGCTTCGGAGCTGGCGCAACCGGCATGA
- a CDS encoding sensor histidine kinase encodes MHPILSQLRRLFLYLLAWVPFAALLYYLFGAVGGMTRAEAGILVPVLCVIYAFDCLTAWYTCKATPLETSSIQRIGTTHLLAASIMSSIWVLVAQAVARLMAYSPRFADAPHHVARIGSILFATGVLLYLLSVGLHYVLLALQRSQAAEQRLNAAKVLARDAELRALKTQINPHFLFNSLHSISALTSIDPARARDMCVALADFLRLTLGMGEKTVIPLDEELSLLRKYLAVEKIRFGARLQMQEDVALETLSLTVPPLLLQPLIENAVNHGIANLPQGGWIKLEVNREPEQDLLHIKVANNYDPDTPPRRRGGVGLVNVRQRMEARYGTRAQFAIDKKDDTFEVQLILPAEAGVPA; translated from the coding sequence ATGCACCCGATCCTCAGCCAACTGCGGCGACTGTTCCTCTACCTGCTGGCATGGGTCCCCTTCGCCGCGCTGCTCTACTATCTCTTCGGCGCCGTCGGCGGCATGACGCGCGCCGAGGCCGGCATTCTCGTCCCGGTTCTCTGCGTTATCTACGCCTTCGACTGCCTCACCGCCTGGTACACCTGCAAGGCCACGCCGCTTGAGACGTCAAGCATTCAGCGCATCGGCACTACGCACCTACTTGCCGCCAGCATCATGAGCTCGATATGGGTGCTGGTTGCGCAGGCCGTTGCGCGGCTGATGGCTTATTCACCGCGCTTTGCGGATGCGCCCCATCACGTCGCTCGTATCGGCTCGATTCTCTTCGCTACCGGCGTCCTTCTTTATCTTCTCTCTGTCGGATTGCACTACGTTCTGCTCGCCTTACAACGTTCGCAAGCCGCCGAGCAGCGCCTCAACGCCGCGAAAGTTCTCGCGCGCGATGCCGAACTCCGCGCCCTGAAGACGCAAATCAACCCGCACTTCCTCTTCAACAGCCTTCATTCCATCAGTGCACTGACGTCGATTGATCCAGCGCGCGCACGCGACATGTGCGTCGCCCTTGCCGACTTTCTTCGCCTCACCCTAGGCATGGGCGAGAAGACCGTTATCCCGCTCGACGAAGAACTATCGCTGCTCCGTAAATATCTCGCGGTCGAAAAAATCCGGTTCGGCGCACGCCTGCAAATGCAGGAAGATGTCGCGCTGGAAACCTTGTCACTCACGGTTCCACCGCTGTTGTTGCAGCCGTTAATCGAGAATGCCGTCAACCACGGCATCGCCAATCTGCCGCAAGGCGGATGGATAAAGCTCGAAGTCAATCGCGAACCGGAGCAGGACCTGCTGCACATCAAGGTCGCAAACAACTACGATCCCGATACGCCTCCGCGCCGACGCGGCGGTGTAGGCTTAGTCAACGTGCGCCAGCGTATGGAAGCTCGCTACGGCACCCGCGCACAATTCGCTATCGATAAGAAAGACGACACCTTTGAAGTCCAACTTATTCTCCCCGCCGAGGCAGGCGTACCCGCATGA